One genomic region from Vibrio cyclitrophicus encodes:
- the glmS gene encoding glutamine--fructose-6-phosphate transaminase (isomerizing): MCGIVGAVAQRDVAEILVEGLRRLEYRGYDSAGVAVVDSESNLTRVRRLGKVQELADAVDEQHVIGGTGIAHTRWATHGEPSEANAHPHMSGDIAVVHNGIIENHEALRVLLQERGYVFTSQTDTEVIAHLVEWELRTSDSLVEALQKTAKQLDGAYGTVAVDRKDPSRIVVARSGSPIVIGFGVGENFLASDQLALLSVTRRFMYLEEGDVAEVTRRDVTVFDVAGERVERDIVESNVEHDAGDKGQYRHFMQKEIFEQPTALINTMEGRISETSVITNAIGVKAEEILSKVEHVQIIACGTSYNSGMAARYWFESLAGVSCDVEIASEFRYRDFVVRPNSLLVTLSQSGETADTLAALRLAKEKGYMSAMTICNVAGSSLVRESDFAFMTRAGTEIGVASTKAFTTQLAAMLMMVTSIGRLQGRINEEKEAEIVQALHQLPADIEKALAFDKEIEALAPDFADKHHTLFLGRGEFYPIAMEASLKLKEISYIHAEAYAAGELKHGPLALIDADMPVVVIAPSNDLLEKLKSNVEEVRARGGLLYVFADEDAGFESDENMKIIKMPHVSEVTAPIYYTVPMQLLSYHVALIKGTDVDQPRNLAKAVTVE; this comes from the coding sequence ATGTGTGGAATTGTTGGTGCAGTAGCACAACGTGATGTAGCTGAAATCTTAGTAGAAGGCCTTCGCCGCTTAGAATACCGAGGTTATGATTCAGCAGGTGTTGCTGTGGTTGATAGTGAATCGAACCTAACTCGTGTACGCCGCCTAGGTAAAGTGCAAGAGCTAGCAGACGCAGTAGACGAGCAACATGTGATTGGCGGTACTGGTATTGCTCATACTCGTTGGGCGACACACGGTGAGCCATCTGAAGCGAACGCACACCCACACATGTCTGGCGATATTGCCGTTGTACACAATGGCATTATCGAAAACCACGAAGCACTGCGCGTTCTATTGCAAGAGCGTGGTTACGTGTTTACTTCACAAACGGATACTGAAGTTATTGCTCACCTAGTTGAGTGGGAATTGCGCACATCAGACTCTTTGGTTGAAGCACTGCAAAAAACAGCAAAACAATTAGACGGTGCATACGGCACGGTAGCTGTTGATCGTAAAGATCCTAGCCGTATTGTTGTGGCTCGTTCTGGTAGCCCGATTGTTATCGGTTTCGGTGTTGGTGAGAACTTCCTAGCATCTGATCAATTGGCACTACTAAGTGTAACTCGTCGCTTCATGTACCTTGAAGAAGGTGATGTTGCTGAGGTAACTCGTCGTGATGTTACGGTATTTGATGTAGCGGGTGAGCGTGTTGAACGTGACATCGTTGAGTCAAATGTAGAACACGATGCGGGTGATAAAGGTCAATACCGTCACTTCATGCAGAAAGAGATCTTTGAACAGCCAACAGCGTTAATCAACACGATGGAAGGTCGCATCTCTGAAACGTCTGTTATCACTAATGCAATTGGTGTTAAGGCAGAAGAGATCCTAAGCAAGGTTGAACACGTGCAGATCATCGCATGTGGTACGTCTTACAACTCAGGTATGGCGGCTCGCTACTGGTTTGAATCTCTAGCTGGCGTGAGTTGTGACGTAGAGATCGCTTCTGAGTTCCGTTACCGTGACTTCGTTGTTCGCCCGAACAGCCTATTGGTGACTCTGTCTCAATCTGGTGAAACGGCGGATACGCTTGCTGCACTTCGTCTTGCAAAAGAAAAAGGTTACATGTCAGCAATGACTATTTGTAACGTTGCAGGTTCTTCGTTAGTTCGTGAATCTGATTTTGCCTTCATGACTCGCGCAGGAACAGAGATCGGTGTTGCTTCTACTAAAGCTTTCACAACTCAACTAGCTGCAATGCTGATGATGGTAACGTCAATTGGTCGCCTGCAAGGTCGCATCAATGAAGAGAAAGAAGCAGAGATCGTTCAAGCACTGCATCAACTGCCTGCTGATATCGAGAAAGCATTAGCGTTTGATAAAGAGATCGAAGCGCTAGCACCTGATTTTGCAGATAAGCACCACACACTGTTCTTGGGTCGTGGTGAGTTCTACCCAATCGCGATGGAAGCGTCTCTTAAGCTGAAAGAGATCTCTTACATTCACGCAGAAGCCTACGCGGCTGGTGAGCTTAAGCACGGTCCTTTGGCTCTTATCGATGCAGATATGCCTGTTGTGGTTATTGCACCAAGCAACGACTTGCTAGAGAAGCTGAAATCAAACGTTGAAGAAGTACGTGCTCGTGGCGGTCTACTTTACGTATTCGCAGATGAAGATGCAGGCTTTGAAAGCGATGAGAACATGAAGATCATCAAGATGCCTCACGTAAGTGAAGTAACAGCACCTATCTACTACACAGTACCAATGCAGCTGTTGTCTTACCACGTAGCGCTAATCAAGGGTACCGATGTTGACCAACCTCGTAACCTTGCGAAAGCAGTAACGGTTGAGTAA
- a CDS encoding DeoR/GlpR family DNA-binding transcription regulator — protein sequence MSKRNTQLRRHAISNLVNEKGEVSVDELSAKFETSEVTIRKDLASLEKNGQLLRRYGGAISLPKEVVNEELGQKVSTRKISLAKAAADLIRDHNRIVIDSGSTTGALIQQLNTKRGLVVMTNSLHVANALNELESEPTLLMTGGTWDTHSDSFQGKVAESVLRAYDFDQLFIGADGIDLDRGTTTFNELIGLSKVMAEVSREVIVMVESEKVGRKIPNLELAWEHIDILITDTDLGKESQASIESHDVRVILTDPT from the coding sequence ATGTCGAAACGAAACACCCAGCTCAGAAGACATGCAATTTCTAACCTAGTGAATGAAAAGGGGGAGGTTAGTGTTGATGAATTATCCGCTAAGTTTGAAACCTCAGAAGTCACTATTAGAAAGGACTTAGCGTCTTTAGAGAAAAACGGTCAGCTTTTACGCCGTTATGGTGGTGCGATTTCATTGCCGAAAGAGGTTGTGAACGAAGAACTGGGTCAAAAAGTTTCGACTCGAAAGATTTCACTAGCAAAAGCCGCTGCAGATTTGATTCGTGACCATAATCGTATTGTGATTGATAGTGGTAGTACGACAGGTGCCTTAATCCAGCAACTTAATACTAAGCGTGGTTTGGTTGTTATGACCAACTCGTTGCATGTGGCTAATGCGCTTAATGAGCTTGAAAGTGAACCGACATTATTAATGACGGGTGGTACTTGGGATACCCATTCGGATTCTTTCCAAGGCAAGGTCGCAGAGTCGGTACTTCGTGCTTACGATTTTGACCAATTGTTCATCGGTGCTGATGGTATCGACCTTGATAGGGGAACGACTACTTTCAATGAATTGATTGGTCTGAGCAAAGTTATGGCTGAAGTGTCACGAGAAGTCATCGTGATGGTTGAGTCTGAAAAAGTGGGACGAAAGATCCCTAATTTGGAACTAGCGTGGGAACACATCGATATTTTGATAACAGATACAGACTTGGGTAAAGAATCCCAAGCAAGTATTGAATCACATGACGTTCGAGTGATCCTAACGGATCCAACCTAA